A single Longimicrobium sp. DNA region contains:
- a CDS encoding HAD family hydrolase, which yields MSGTAAVFLDKDGTLIEDVPYNVDPALIRLTRGAGEGLRMLRDAGFPLFVVSNQSGVARGYFAEEALGPVEGRVRELLRTEGVEIEAFRWCPHHPEGTVDRYRIACDCRKPRPGMITSLAAEHGIDLARSWMIGDTPADAEAGRLAGCRTILVGGRADSNSALPPDHVAPDLAEAARIIVAAQPTAHQTGIEIR from the coding sequence ATGAGCGGGACAGCGGCGGTGTTTCTGGACAAGGATGGCACGCTGATCGAGGACGTGCCGTACAACGTCGACCCGGCGCTCATCCGGCTCACCCGCGGGGCGGGGGAGGGGTTGCGGATGCTGCGCGACGCTGGCTTCCCCCTGTTCGTGGTCTCCAACCAGTCGGGGGTGGCGCGCGGGTACTTCGCGGAGGAGGCGCTCGGGCCCGTGGAGGGGCGGGTTCGCGAACTGCTTCGGACGGAGGGGGTGGAGATCGAGGCGTTCCGCTGGTGCCCGCACCATCCCGAGGGCACCGTCGACCGCTATCGCATCGCCTGCGACTGCCGAAAGCCGCGCCCGGGGATGATCACCTCGCTCGCGGCGGAGCACGGCATCGACCTCGCCCGCTCCTGGATGATAGGCGACACCCCCGCCGACGCCGAAGCGGGCCGGCTCGCCGGCTGCCGCACCATTCTGGTCGGAGGCCGAGCGGATTCGAATTCGGCTCTCCCGCCGGACCACGTCGCCCCCGACTTGGCGGAGGCCGCGCGGATCATCGTGGCCGCACAGCCGACCGCGCATCAGACCGGGATCGAGATCCGCTGA